Proteins found in one Serratia plymuthica genomic segment:
- a CDS encoding condensation domain-containing protein, whose protein sequence is MSETLLATEWLPLSPAQLDFWEEFSLHPGQPFSTVAHVTELRGAVDEAALCRAITLTVAETQAFALRFGTRRGDRLPMQRYDPERVPRLQRIDLQEHPDPYQAAMRLMQADAEQPMDLHTQPMAAVWLLTLGPTRYLWYLRAHHIIIDGYGMALVEHRCATLYAHFLGKGTAGHALGAFSAFQQHELAYGASERCDKDRRFWQRYLPPSQVLPTVRKGGREYGVKCLSTSTPLPEDISRRLRLLSERSGIGWPDLLLALSAAWLFFTLPPLPHERGDTRTLWMPAMNRRSSNATNTPALAVNTLPFLVSLRAEETLGHFLSGVTQTLRELRSHAGYRLRQIAADRGVTPASRLFISPFINVQPFDSAGFSGCTSTRRVLAGGAGDGINLIFRGGADAGDLHLDIDVFVQQFPTAGAANYRSALQGFLQRALREGALERAIGELVAVSA, encoded by the coding sequence ATGTCGGAAACCCTTTTGGCTACTGAATGGCTGCCGCTGTCGCCGGCGCAGTTAGACTTCTGGGAGGAGTTTAGCCTGCATCCCGGGCAGCCTTTTTCCACCGTCGCTCACGTCACCGAATTGCGCGGAGCGGTGGACGAGGCGGCGCTGTGTCGGGCGATAACCCTCACCGTTGCAGAAACGCAGGCGTTTGCGCTGCGGTTTGGCACCCGCAGAGGCGATCGGTTGCCGATGCAGCGCTACGATCCCGAACGGGTGCCACGTCTGCAGCGTATTGATTTGCAGGAACATCCCGACCCATATCAGGCCGCGATGCGGCTGATGCAGGCCGATGCCGAGCAGCCGATGGATCTGCATACTCAACCTATGGCGGCCGTGTGGCTGCTCACTCTGGGGCCGACGCGCTATCTCTGGTACCTGCGTGCTCACCATATCATTATCGACGGTTACGGCATGGCGCTGGTCGAGCATCGCTGCGCTACGCTGTACGCGCATTTTCTCGGCAAGGGCACGGCGGGGCATGCATTGGGCGCCTTTAGCGCCTTCCAGCAGCATGAACTGGCCTACGGGGCTTCCGAACGCTGCGACAAGGATCGTCGGTTCTGGCAGCGTTATTTACCGCCGTCGCAGGTGCTGCCGACGGTGCGTAAAGGCGGCCGGGAATATGGCGTGAAATGCCTGAGCACCAGCACGCCGCTGCCGGAGGACATTTCACGGCGGCTGCGCCTGTTGTCCGAACGCAGCGGCATCGGTTGGCCCGATCTGCTGCTGGCACTGTCCGCCGCCTGGCTGTTTTTTACGTTGCCGCCCTTACCGCATGAAAGAGGGGATACGCGCACCCTGTGGATGCCGGCGATGAATCGTCGCAGCAGCAACGCGACCAATACGCCGGCTTTGGCGGTCAATACGCTGCCGTTTCTGGTTTCACTGCGTGCCGAAGAGACGCTGGGGCATTTCCTGTCCGGTGTCACGCAAACGCTGCGTGAATTGCGCAGCCACGCCGGTTATCGCCTGCGGCAGATTGCCGCCGATCGCGGCGTGACGCCCGCTTCGCGTTTGTTTATTTCCCCGTTTATCAACGTTCAGCCATTTGACTCGGCCGGTTTCAGCGGCTGCACCAGCACGCGCCGGGTGCTGGCAGGCGGTGCCGGCGACGGGATTAACCTGATCTTCCGTGGCGGCGCTGACGCCGGCGATCTGCATTTGGATATCGATGTCTTTGTGCAGCAGTTCCCCACCGCCGGAGCGGCCAACTACCGAAGCGCCTTGCAGGGCTTTTTGCAGCGCGCGTTGCGGGAAGGCGCGTTGGAGAGGGCGATCGGCGAGTTGGTGGCGGTGTCCGCCTGA